The DNA segment CTACGCTTGGACGTTAGAATACGGTGAAAatctgtaaattatataataagtttatgaGACCAAAAGCTTAGTCCTGGTATTATGCTCCTTATCATTAGAACCAAGATTTTGgtctattagattaaaaaaacggCTTGAAAATTACTGTAAAATGAGGCTCTTGGTAACTGGGTTGAAAATTACTGCGCATTTtcgtaaacataataatatttcttatttgtcGCGATTCGTGTTCTATAGACAAACGTTGATGAATGGCAAAAAAGTAATTTGCagttattgtttgttttgctAGAATTacgcaatatttatttatagtaaatatcgTAAGTTGTATCGGTATCCCAATGTAGTTTACATGAACCTAGGGAATGAATGTCgagtgaatgaaaaaatacgttgtcttttaagtaaaattagtttactctatatatatattatatatatatactctaAATACACTGAAAATTCGGTAACTGACAATGTCAATTGCCATTGATTTGAGATTGCATCtatcaaaatatttgtcaATTATCATTGGAAAATGGAAATCATTAATCCGTCAAAAGCTAAACTAAACATAACctcaaagttatttatataaatcttaaaatatctctttactagatttttatatttttcaacaatATGGCTGCAGAAATTCAAAAGAAATTGCAAAAGGAACTCGAAGTGTTTAATAGTCTTCAAAAGGAATATCAGAAGGCAGTTTCGCAAAAGCAGCAACTAGACGGccaattaaatgaaaacaaagCTGTTAAAGAAGAGTTAATGCTCTTAAAGAAAGATTCTGAGGTATATAAACTTATTGGGCCCGTATTAGTTAAACAAGAATTGGAAGACGCAAGACAGAATGTAGCTAAACGAATGGAATACATAAGCAAAGAAATCAAAAGAACAGATGTTCACATCTCCGCATTAGAGAATAAGCAAGAGGCAATCCaagaaaatgttaataagCTTCGAAATAATCTtggcaatttaaaaatagcagCATAAAcatcataaaataaacttgaattatattaaaaactattcatGTAATTATCCTCACGtctttattttccttatttgCAGTTCTGggaaatagttaaaattaattttcttgaaTACTTTATTAAGCATTTATATTAGCATGTGAGTTAGAtgcttttctaaaatattgattcaactaaatataaatttcctccagtgtattttaagttatatgtatgtactctGTCCTAAGCCAAAATATGGTGTgcataagaaaaaataattctataaaacttACCAAATCAAAGTGATCATTTCCTCTAATGATATTGCAAGGAAACTTATACTAAAAGGGATTTATTAACACAGTGtagaatatattgtatttctttttctggtaatttaaaccattatttgtctaaaattaattttaatgatttaaataaaacatttaataagtaatttattgttttattttttactgttttataaatatatgtataaatgcaTTCAATGGCACAAGATAGAATGTCCTATCATGTCTGATTAGTTAtcacatattttaatactttacattacatcataaattaaagtgcatataaataatatatttagtataataatggccaaattttatagtttttccTTATATCAAGCTTAAagataaacttttttcataaataaatagtattataataaaattattatttgtttttgaaatataattttttttcatctcTGATTGTCACAacacaatattttctatatattgtataaatataaggcTTATCCTAAATTTTTGTTCCCAAATTACCAATTGTCTTTGAGGTTCTACATATTATGgtatcttttatataatatatttatcaaaaccTATAAATccatctttatatttttataatacttattaaattacagAAATGGAATGGATTTGTTTGGGTTATCAAATTGTAAAGCTCATTTAAGCATATGAAATTTGATGATTtggtactttattattaatataatccagatttttaataaactatgtGAATTCCGTCAAACAAATagatgtttatatatttaagtatagctagagttatatattttatattgtgtaaatattgtattcctTATATATGAAATCGACGTTTTGACATACTAGCTACTCAATGACCTCAAATATCTCTTCTTCGACATCAATtttttacagctatttactcgtTTATTTGTGTTTCGAAAACCatgattcatttcattttcccattttaattgtttttgttagcgtcattctattaataaaaaggtaCAATATGAAATTCACGTTAATTAGTTCCACAAAGGAACCAGTGCTGCAGGGCAAGAGCTCTAAGGATGAATTATGTGTATGACGGCGGTGTCCAAACCGCGACCGAGACCAAAGGTGAAgaattgaaggctattgtggaagcggatccatcgtaAACTACGTCAGAGGTAACTGCAGGTTgtggtgttagtgataaaactgtagtAATCTACTGAAGTAAATCGACAACCATATACCGCACAACACactgctaccaaattagagaAGCtccaattggaatgtctaagacatcttTACTCCCCAGACCTAATGCTCCAACAGGTTacctttttttagaaattggGATAACTTCTTGCAAAGtacaaaatttaactctgatggcaGTAAAACACCACCTTAAACAGCAAAAGCGTATATATAGCTGTTGATGTTGCTTAAGTACTTactgataaattaaatatatattatatttaaacatactcTATGTTTTGTttctcccatacaaaacgccaatttcatatgtaaataCCTCATATTAAAACTGATTATAAAAAACCGTCTATACCTCActtaattttactttgtaCACATGGTACACTACAGAAAGGCATCTCTTGTTTCACCACAAAACGGCCACTCAACAAACTTTTCCCACACATTCTTCCTGAACATATGAAGCAATTGGCGTGCCAATGCATGTTACCCCATGAGACACCTTGTTGTTCTGGACCAATTACTCCACCACAGGCCCGGCATCTTTCGGCATAAAATTGATCATAACAGGTCAGACAAATTGGCAATCCTGTTTTATCATCTGGTACATATTTCTTTCCACCCAAAGGGGCATCGCAGTGATAGCAACAGAAGTGCTGCACATGAAAAGCTCGTCCTTCGGCAGCCGTGTAAGGTCTAGTAAATATCAATTCATCGCAACCGGCGCAACGTGGTATCTCAAGGACGTTCGCCAAGTCTCTAGCACAATATATCTCTCCTTTGTAGTAAAAGTACACTAGATCTGCCAAGAGTTCACCACATTTGCAGCAAGTAAAGCATTGTGGATGCCAGATGGCTTCTTGGCCTGCCCGTTCTGCTTTAACTGCTACCTCACCCGCGAACATAGGCTTTTCACAACGCTGGCAAGGCACTCCTTCGTTATAAAGCTTTCTATTAAACTCAACTTCGGCGGGATTAAGTGACATATCAGCGAATTGAGTCATGATAGGATCAAGCTGCTCCATATAATTCCCAACTTGTATGGGCACATCTGAGTGCATGTCTGTGAAAGTATTAGGCATGTTTCCAGGGTGTGTATTGTAATTAGGCAGTGGTGGTGGTGGAGCATCTTCTTCCGAGTGGCTCCTGACATATTCCCTCAAAGGAGCTGTTTGCTGTGGCTCTACTTGGTTCAAAGGTTTCATTGTTGTAGAGTACTGAGGACTTATTTTTGTAGAACAAAGAGTACCACTATGTTCAGGTGTTGTTGGTTCCTGTTTCCAACTCCAAATTTCTCCATTTGGAGCAAAAATAGTTCCCTTTTGCAATCTACTATCAAGTAGTTTTGCTGTTCCCATTATATTGTTGTTTATCACCGATAAGTCTGGTATCATTTGAGCCCCCAGTGATTTTTGGGCAAACTCATTGACTTCCTCCTTGAATTGAGGGTTTCTATTATATTCGTCTCGGAATAACTTGATTGGTTGCAAGTAGACATCATGTGTCACTGGCAAGTTAAGATCGGTTAAGTTCTTCAAAAGCTTATCGTATACAGGCCCATGTTCAACAGCGCTCTTAATTCTATCGGATTCAATTCGCATAATATGGAGTTTATCTTTGACAATACGACTTAGTATGGGACTCGACTTATAATCTGGCAAATTGGCAGCACTCACAACATTACCTTGGGAATCCAATACAAGTTTTTTATCAGATGCATTTTTGGGAACAATGTTATACTTGACACCCCTAGATATGTTGGATATTTTTAATGGTAGGGCATAAGATTTCGGGGCAGTATGTACTTTGCTATTTTCAACTGAACATATTTCGGCGCTTTGTAAAGGGCCGACCCTGACGACGTTGCCCATGCCCACCACATGATCCTTGATGCGAGTGATATATTcctgaaacaaaaaatttaatattgacataTGTACCATACATTATAACCATATATacatctatatatatgtaatgcaAAGTTCACGATTCTCTTATTTATATTGCGTGTGtataataaaacgaaaatttgattcaaaaatttatagaaattattaaatgagtagACTGGAATTTCCAGTCTTCTACTTCTACCTGGAAACTAAGCGTTAGCAGGAATAGGATTtagtacaaaatatttcaccaaattaattaatgcgAAATCTGTCctgtatttgtaaattttctttgTGTAAAATAACCACAGTCCAGTATTACAATCAGTACATACGGTATGTTCCGATTTCTCCTGATCACTTGCATGATGTCTAGCAGCTGTTGCCACATCGTGCGGTGGCAGTTGGGTCCGGAGTTGTGCTCGACGCTTACGAGCCGCATCACTGCCGGATACAGGGGCGAGTGGTCCAAGACACGACATGTATTCTGACACCTAAGTGATAACAATTATTGAGAAATTGAGTCTACAAAAAaggatataataattatggttCAGTTTTCTACACAGCTAGTAGGTAATTCATGTTTTAGTAAGTAGGTACTATGTTTTAGTACCTGCATTTATATTCCCTTTTGCAAAACTGTACTAGTTTCACTAACTCAAAATTTTCAGTTTAATTTAGAATTCTTGTTCCTcagaaattataaacaaaaaattaaataaagctaaatatatattatattactgcATTGGCGCTAAAAACCCAAAAAGAGTTTTAGGGCACAGATTGCATTATTtgattctataattttttggtCTTCTGTGCTTGACTCATGTGGTTATTTTAGGTTTAAGACATTCACAGTAGGgcaaaatactaattataattgaaaagttCAGAATTGTCAGCTGTGATTATTTGAATGCTCAACCTCAAGGTTGAGAGTAAAAAGGTAGTgactaaaaaaacaatagtttGATGATTACTATAAATGaagtaata comes from the Pieris brassicae chromosome 4, ilPieBrab1.1, whole genome shotgun sequence genome and includes:
- the LOC123708643 gene encoding testin, which gives rise to MSESCVETPEAPAWLSKLESQREKLSKARLGHDSGAGAPCNSCGSSCPGLDLHFWRKVCRACHCSKDVHDVQDDDLSGWAQFELLGTAKPKKASLPLIKIRGVTDKPVKLDWVPPNASTELVSEYMSCLGPLAPVSGSDAARKRRAQLRTQLPPHDVATAARHHASDQEKSEHTEYITRIKDHVVGMGNVVRVGPLQSAEICSVENSKVHTAPKSYALPLKISNISRGVKYNIVPKNASDKKLVLDSQGNVVSAANLPDYKSSPILSRIVKDKLHIMRIESDRIKSAVEHGPVYDKLLKNLTDLNLPVTHDVYLQPIKLFRDEYNRNPQFKEEVNEFAQKSLGAQMIPDLSVINNNIMGTAKLLDSRLQKGTIFAPNGEIWSWKQEPTTPEHSGTLCSTKISPQYSTTMKPLNQVEPQQTAPLREYVRSHSEEDAPPPPLPNYNTHPGNMPNTFTDMHSDVPIQVGNYMEQLDPIMTQFADMSLNPAEVEFNRKLYNEGVPCQRCEKPMFAGEVAVKAERAGQEAIWHPQCFTCCKCGELLADLVYFYYKGEIYCARDLANVLEIPRCAGCDELIFTRPYTAAEGRAFHVQHFCCYHCDAPLGGKKYVPDDKTGLPICLTCYDQFYAERCRACGGVIGPEQQGVSWGNMHWHANCFICSGRMCGKSLLSGRFVVKQEMPFCSVPCVQSKIK
- the LOC123708648 gene encoding probable prefoldin subunit 6, with the protein product MAAEIQKKLQKELEVFNSLQKEYQKAVSQKQQLDGQLNENKAVKEELMLLKKDSEVYKLIGPVLVKQELEDARQNVAKRMEYISKEIKRTDVHISALENKQEAIQENVNKLRNNLGNLKIAA